The following coding sequences lie in one Miscanthus floridulus cultivar M001 chromosome 9, ASM1932011v1, whole genome shotgun sequence genomic window:
- the LOC136480492 gene encoding uncharacterized protein, with protein sequence MDPNIQLLLDEIKSVKTAVNGVESRVGAVETSLGSRISAMDRSISDRFGRVEGAVQVFDDWRPSVDASVEELRSEVSTLRKQEGAIEKMREEMTALRKSVSRVVLEAAPSMAAGILAQPVVSAATSSAGHPIIGPVVGHRVESHHREFGSLTPLPVKGTLDFKSHPFSKPHPCLRHSLSSPQIVTDERLFVGDVEGVRDRYTQLGSQYSSSKLPKFNFPVFSGENPKLWITNCEDYFELYSVEPHMWIKAATMNLSGAAARWVQPLDHRGCQFSWEQFCKLVLDRFGKSQYEALIQQLFRIRQSSTVQEYIDKFLELVDQLLAYTRHTDPLFFAMRFMDGLRDDIRTAVHMQRPNSFDEACVLALLQEELLESTRHKEGRRLDTFTANKFAGVRPTVTQVPLAADKNDKAATTVGDERRSRGVEDRLNTLRSYRRARGLCIHCGEKWSREHRCSENIQLHVLQEFWDICHNDASSDDSQSAEEPTEAQAKLLYQYLSVLRLRMARFWIVLPLFCSCNGSSCQYATLSLPPTIKDEIERQISSMLTSGIVQPSQSSFSSSVLLVKKKDGTYRFCVDFRHLNAITVKAKYLVPVIEELLDELQWASWFSTLDLTAEYHQIRLKPGEEHKTAFQTHTGQYEFRVMAFALTGAPATFLKAMNITLGPLLRKCVLVFFDDIMIFSRTLEEHIEHVCLVLELLQRDKWQVNFSKCVFAQRQLRYLGHLISEQGVATDPAKVQAVLQWPTPSSVKELRSFLGLAGYYRRFIRHFGMISRPLTDLLKKGALFVWTEVHEQSFLALKTALTSAPVLAMPNFSKPFVIETDASGTGVGAVLMQQGHPLAFLSKSLSPRLQGLSTYEKEYLAILMAVEQWRSYLQLAEFHILTDHKSLVQLEDQRLHTSWQQKVFTKVLGLQYRIVYKKGVDNGAAHALS encoded by the exons ATGGATCCCAATATCCAGCTCCTACTCGATGAGATCAAGTCCGTGAAGACCGCGGTGAACGGAGTAGAGAGCCGCGTCGGCGCCGTGGAGACTTCGTTGGGCAGCCGGATCTCCGCCATGGACCGTTCTATTTCGGATCGGTTCGGTCGCGTGGAGGGGGCAGTCCAGGTGTTCGACGATTGGCGGCCTTCAGTGGACGCGTCTGTGGAGGAGCTCCGATCCGAGGTCAGCACCCTGCGCAAGCAGGAGGGTGCGATTGAGAAGATGCGAGAAGAGATGACGGCCTTGCGCAAATCTGTCAGCCGAGTGGTGCTCGAAGCCGCACCGTCCATGGCCGCCGGCATCCTGGCGCAACCGGTGGTGTCCGCGGCGACTTCATCCGCGGGACACCCAATTATAGGCCCTGTTGTCGGGCACCGCGTCGAATCGCATCACCGGGAGTTTGGGTCTCTGACTCCACTCCCGGTCAAGGGTACGCTCGATTTCAAATCCCACCCGTTTTCCAAACCCCATCCCTGTTTGCGTCATTCTCTTTCGAGTCCCCAGATTGTTACTGATGAGCGTTTGTTTGTGGGTGATGTCGAGGGAGTCCGTGACCGGTATACACAGTTGGGTTCTCAATACTCCAGTAGCAAGTTGCCGAAGTTCAATTTTCCGGTGTTTTCTGGGGAGAATCCCAAGCTCTGGATCACTAACTGTGAAGACTACTTCGAGCTCTATTCGGTGGAACCACACATGTGGATCAAGGCAGCCACTATGAATCTCTCTGGTGCAGCTGCTCGCTGGGTGCAGCCGCTCGACCATCGTGGCTGTCAGTTCAGCTGGGAGCAGTTTTGTAAGTTGGTGCTGGATCGCTTTGGAAAAAGTCAGTATGAAGCTCTGATTCAGCAGCTGTTCAGGATTCGGCAGTCATCCACCGTCCAGGAATATATTGACAAGTTTTTAGAGTTAGTCGATCAACTGTTGGCTTATACTCGGCACACTGATCCTCTATTCTTTGCTATGAGGTTCATGGATGGCCTCCGTGATGATATCCGCACTGCCGTTCACATGCAGAGGCCCAATTCCTTTGATGAAGCTTGTGTGCTTGCCTTACTGCAGGAAGAGTTACTGGAGTCGACTCGGCACAAAGAGGGCCGCCGTCTCGACACTTTCACGGCCAACAAGTTTGCCGGAGTTCGACCCACTGTGACTCAGGTTCCATTGGCTGCTGACAAGAATGACAAAGCAGCAACGACGGTTGGAGATGAGCGGCGTAGCCGTGGTGTGGAGGATCGGCTTAACACTCTTCGTTCATATCGCCGTGCCCGTGGTCTCTGTATTCATTGTGGAGAAAAATGGTCCCGTGAGCACCGCTGTTCTGAAAACATTCAGCTGCATGTTCTCCAAGAATTTTGGGATATTTGTCACAATGATGCCAGCTCTGATGACAGTCAGTCTGCTGAAGAGCCAACCGAAGCTCAG GCCAAACTGCTCTACCAGTACCTCTCCGTGTTAAGATTACGGATGGCCAGGTTTTGGATTGTGCTGCCACTTTTCTGCAGTTGCAATGGGAG CTCCTGTCAATATGCGACCCTATCGTTACCCCCTACTATCAAGGATGAGATTGAGCGCCAGATCTCTTCAATGCTCACCTCCGGCATTGTGCAGCCTAGTCAAAGTTCTTTTTCCTCTTCTGTGCttcttgtcaagaagaaggacggGACGTATCGATTTTGTGTGGATTTCAGGCATCTCAATGCCATTACTGTTAAGGCCAAGTATCTAGTGCCGGTGATTGAGGAACTTTTGGATGAATTGCAATGGGCGTCTTGGTTTTCCACTTTGGACTTGACTGCCGAGTATCATCAAATTCGTCTGAAGCCGGGTGAAGAACATAAGACGGCATTCCAAACACATACTGGACAGTATGAATTCCGGGTGATGGCGTTTGCGTTGACTGGCGCACCCGCTACGTTCCTGAAGGCCATGAACATCACATTGGGGCCCTTATTGCGCAAGTGCGTGTTGGTCTTCTTTGACGATATCATGATATTCAGTCGGACATTGGAAGAACACATTGAGCATGTATGCCTTGTGCTGGAATTGCTGCAGCGGGACAAATGGCAAGTTAATTTCTCCAAGTGTGTCTTTGCTCAGCGACAGTTGCGCTATCTGGGCCATCTGATTTCTGAACAAGGCGTGGCCACTGATCCTGCCAAGGTCCAGGCAGTGTTGCAATGGCCAACTCCTTCCTCTGTCAAGGAATTGCGCAGCTTCTTGGGTTTGGCCGGCTATTACCGTCGCTTCATCCGCCATTTTGGTATGATCTCTCGGCCCCTCACTGATCTTCTCAAAAAAGGGGCTCTGTTCGTCTGGACTGAAGTTCATGAGCAATcatttttggcactcaagacagcTTTGACCTCAGCTCCGGTTTTGGCCATGCCCAACTTTTCTAAGCCCTTCGTCATAGAGACGGATGCTAGTGGGACTGGTGTCGGTGCAGTCTTGATGCAGCAGGGCCATCCTCTAGCATTCTTGAGTAAATCTCTCAGTCCACGTTTACAGGGCTTGTCCACGTATGAAAAAGAATATCTAGCAATTCTTATGGCTGTTGAGCAGTGGCGCAGTTATCTGCAACTTGCTGAGTTTCACATCCTgacggatcacaagagtttggTACAGCTGGAGGACCAGCGTCTTCATACCTCGTGGCAGCAAAAGGTGTTTACTAAGGTCCTTGGGCTGCAATATCGCATTGTGTACAAGAAGGGTGTTGATAATGGGGCGGCCCATGCCTTGTCGTGA